A single region of the Candidatus Zixiibacteriota bacterium genome encodes:
- a CDS encoding RNA polymerase sigma factor, with translation MNWTIPELVERFIGGDTGAFTELVRLHQRRIYSVAFRLLGNHLDADEVVQETFVRVYGRRKELQHVASFTSFLMRIATNYAIDLLRKRKGRGSVGDDPATLPGNVQMELSRRVRTPSDDFDDRVLMKEILQALDRLPPRQRLTAILHDIEGYTKTEIAGILNCPEATVRSNLHIARTKLKKILSKRLSTKE, from the coding sequence ATGAACTGGACCATCCCGGAGTTGGTCGAGCGGTTTATTGGGGGCGACACCGGCGCCTTCACCGAGTTGGTGCGACTTCACCAGCGCAGGATATACTCAGTAGCGTTTCGACTGCTGGGGAACCATCTTGATGCCGACGAGGTGGTTCAGGAAACGTTTGTGCGGGTATATGGAAGACGAAAGGAATTACAGCATGTAGCCAGTTTCACCTCGTTCTTGATGCGCATCGCAACCAACTATGCCATCGACCTTTTGCGCAAGCGAAAAGGGAGGGGCAGTGTTGGCGACGATCCGGCGACGCTGCCCGGCAACGTCCAGATGGAGTTGTCCCGGCGCGTTCGGACCCCCAGCGATGACTTCGATGACCGGGTGCTGATGAAGGAAATATTGCAGGCACTGGATCGACTTCCACCGCGGCAGCGGTTGACCGCTATCCTCCATGACATTGAAGGATACACCAAGACGGAGATAGCGGGCATCCTGAACTGCCCGGAGGCGACCGTCCGCTCAAACCTGCACATTGCAAGAACCAAGCTGAAGAAAATTCTGTCGAAGCGGCTGAGCACAAAGGAGTAA
- a CDS encoding MFS transporter: MDEQAIQTNRYKFFTVGALGTFMATFDGSIVNVALPTIAEKLSCPVDVVAWVVLAYSLTLIALMLVFGAWTESKGYAFAYRFGYIFFLLGSLTCSLAWDIYALIIGRILQATGTAMFAAIGPGMVSRVFPANERGKGIGMMVMMVAAGFMVGPPVGGLMLGIWSWPSIFLVNLPVGLVGLYLVYRYFSLLPPPKSKREVRFPSAAAISTSLVAGIFALSMLNDHPFNDVRIWGLLLLSAAALLVFFRIESKPEKALIGLEIFRNRQFTTSILAQSTYFIASSGVLVLIPFYLERVKGLEPRQVGLFLIILPVLMFVLSPLAGRLSDRIGYRLLTSAGMLITGLGLVLLGRMDLETTNMYVVLSMTVIGVGVGLFSTPNSSALMGSVEASQQAVTSGILATNRNIGMSVGVGLSTAFYSFLENRNGALADPKLIFIRSYRPVIYFAVALTLVGVVFCLIRGNGENKAVDITPPGV, translated from the coding sequence ATGGACGAACAGGCAATTCAAACCAACCGCTACAAGTTTTTCACGGTCGGTGCTCTGGGAACGTTCATGGCGACATTCGATGGTTCGATTGTCAATGTCGCCCTCCCGACCATTGCTGAGAAATTGAGCTGCCCAGTCGATGTTGTCGCGTGGGTCGTGCTCGCCTACTCACTAACTCTGATCGCCCTCATGCTTGTCTTTGGAGCCTGGACTGAGTCGAAAGGGTACGCATTCGCGTACCGATTTGGGTATATCTTCTTTCTCCTCGGATCGCTGACCTGTTCTCTGGCCTGGGACATCTATGCGCTGATCATCGGCCGCATACTGCAGGCAACTGGCACGGCAATGTTTGCGGCTATCGGCCCCGGCATGGTGTCACGGGTCTTCCCGGCCAACGAAAGAGGCAAGGGGATCGGTATGATGGTCATGATGGTAGCCGCAGGCTTCATGGTTGGCCCGCCGGTCGGCGGACTGATGCTGGGGATCTGGTCCTGGCCCTCGATCTTTCTCGTGAATTTGCCCGTCGGCTTGGTCGGTCTCTATCTTGTGTACCGTTATTTTTCGCTTCTCCCGCCCCCCAAGTCAAAGCGAGAAGTTCGGTTTCCCAGTGCCGCGGCCATTTCAACGTCGCTTGTCGCGGGGATTTTTGCGCTGTCGATGCTCAACGATCATCCGTTCAACGACGTTCGGATCTGGGGACTGCTGCTGCTTTCCGCGGCCGCTTTACTGGTTTTCTTTCGTATCGAGTCAAAACCCGAAAAGGCGCTTATCGGGCTGGAGATATTCCGCAACCGACAATTCACGACTTCGATCCTGGCACAATCGACATACTTTATCGCCTCCTCGGGTGTATTGGTGCTCATTCCATTCTATTTGGAGCGCGTGAAAGGGCTGGAGCCGCGACAGGTCGGGCTGTTTCTCATCATCCTGCCGGTCCTCATGTTCGTTCTTTCCCCCTTAGCTGGCCGTCTCTCCGATCGCATCGGTTACCGGCTGCTCACCTCGGCCGGGATGTTGATCACAGGACTGGGTCTTGTGCTTCTGGGGCGAATGGACCTTGAAACCACGAATATGTATGTGGTTTTGTCGATGACCGTCATCGGCGTTGGTGTGGGCCTGTTCAGCACTCCCAATTCATCAGCTTTGATGGGCTCGGTAGAAGCGTCGCAGCAGGCGGTGACATCCGGCATCCTGGCTACCAACAGGAACATCGGGATGTCGGTCGGAGTCGGTCTATCCACGGCCTTTTATTCATTTCTCGAAAACAGGAACGGTGCACTGGCAGATCCCAAGCTGATATTCATCCGAAGTTACAGGCCGGTGATCTACTTCGCCGTTGCCCTGACTTTGGTGGGAGTTGTTTTCTGTTTAATCCGCGGCAACGGCGAGAACAAAGCAGTTGACATAACGCCCCCCGGCGTGTAA
- a CDS encoding PQQ-dependent sugar dehydrogenase, protein MTQTGILPVVAVLAAAALVASPVPAATPLTTVQIGGTFTQPLFITSPPGDTTRLFIVERTGKIKIWRAGATLSRPFIDVASLITSSGTEQGLLGLAFHPNYATNGYFFLNFTNTSGNTVVTRFSVSSDPDSASIATRHDYLTINQPFSNHNGGMIGFGPFDGYLYIGMGDGGSAGDPNNNAQNPLSLLGKMLRIDVSADTVIIPPSNPFVDSANYRHEIWSLGVRNPWRWSFDRQTGDLYIADVGQNVIEEIDFQPGSSSGGENYGWRRKEGLNCYNPPTNCEAGFTLVDPIYQYTHSGGRCSISGGYVYRGCAIPDLQGTYFFADYCTGEIWSFTYDGSGITGFQNRNTELGLTSSGVASFGEDARGELYVVNLNAGRVYKIVPNGVPSQCSLGCCTGTTGNVDGDLGDLSDISDLGALVDYLFFGGAITSCPDEANVDGSLGGVIDISDLNRMVSFLFFSSALPLCP, encoded by the coding sequence ATGACTCAGACCGGGATATTGCCAGTAGTCGCGGTACTGGCAGCGGCGGCACTCGTCGCATCGCCGGTTCCGGCGGCCACGCCGCTCACGACCGTGCAGATCGGAGGGACTTTCACACAGCCACTGTTCATAACGTCGCCGCCAGGCGACACCACCCGCTTGTTCATAGTCGAGCGAACCGGCAAGATCAAGATCTGGCGGGCCGGCGCCACTCTGTCGCGACCGTTCATTGACGTCGCTTCCCTTATTACGTCTTCCGGTACGGAGCAAGGGCTGCTGGGGCTCGCGTTTCACCCCAATTATGCCACAAATGGGTATTTCTTTCTCAATTTCACCAACACGTCGGGCAACACCGTTGTCACACGGTTTAGTGTCAGCAGTGACCCCGACAGCGCCAGCATTGCCACACGTCACGATTATCTGACTATCAACCAGCCTTTTTCAAATCATAACGGGGGTATGATCGGTTTCGGGCCGTTCGACGGATATTTGTATATTGGCATGGGTGATGGGGGCAGCGCAGGAGACCCTAACAACAACGCTCAGAATCCCCTTTCCCTTCTCGGCAAAATGCTCCGTATCGACGTCAGCGCCGACACGGTGATCATCCCCCCCTCCAACCCGTTCGTCGATTCGGCGAATTACCGCCACGAGATCTGGTCTCTTGGCGTCCGAAACCCATGGCGGTGGAGTTTCGACCGGCAGACCGGCGATCTGTATATCGCCGACGTTGGCCAGAATGTCATCGAAGAAATCGACTTCCAGCCCGGTTCGAGCTCCGGTGGCGAGAACTACGGCTGGCGGCGAAAAGAAGGTCTGAACTGCTACAACCCGCCAACCAACTGTGAGGCAGGTTTCACGTTGGTGGACCCGATCTATCAGTACACCCACTCGGGAGGGAGATGTTCCATCAGCGGTGGCTACGTCTATCGTGGTTGCGCCATACCGGACCTGCAAGGAACCTACTTTTTCGCCGACTACTGTACCGGCGAGATATGGAGTTTCACGTATGATGGTTCGGGTATTACCGGTTTCCAGAACCGAAATACGGAATTGGGTTTAACCAGTTCCGGCGTTGCCTCGTTCGGCGAAGATGCCCGTGGAGAGTTGTACGTAGTCAACCTGAACGCCGGACGCGTTTACAAGATCGTGCCGAACGGCGTCCCCAGCCAGTGCAGTCTGGGTTGCTGTACCGGCACAACCGGCAATGTGGACGGTGACTTGGGTGATCTCAGTGATATCAGCGACCTTGGAGCCTTGGTGGATTACCTTTTTTTCGGCGGTGCGATAACGTCATGCCCTGATGAAGCGAATGTGGACGGCAGCCTGGGGGGCGTTATCGACATCTCGGACCTGAATAGGATGGTTTCATTTCTTTTTTTCAGCTCTGCCCTGCCGCTATGTCCGTGA
- a CDS encoding exonuclease domain-containing protein, with protein MRLDELTFVAFDTETTGLWAPSHRLVEIAGVKFRLGDDQVTTFQTLIDPRSAIPAEVISIHGITDEMVAGAPSAKTALMSFFEFCGPEAVLMAHNAPFDIAFVACELDRGDDVLPDNLILDTVDLYRRSYPQLPSYSLLSLVQKFDIEQTQAHRALADAGCVQRLFTRLMDDLGRTSELDELVRKCGQYHFTDGRLREAELPEQFADISLACREQLTLEIVYSSSGRPAETRRIRPLRVFEQRFAIYIRAYCEKAQAERTFRLDRLLTFKLVR; from the coding sequence ATGCGCCTTGATGAGTTGACATTCGTCGCGTTTGATACCGAAACAACCGGCTTGTGGGCCCCCTCGCATCGGCTGGTCGAGATTGCCGGCGTGAAATTCAGACTTGGTGACGACCAGGTCACTACGTTCCAGACATTGATCGATCCCCGGAGCGCCATACCGGCGGAAGTCATCTCAATTCACGGTATCACGGATGAAATGGTGGCCGGTGCACCATCGGCCAAAACGGCGCTGATGAGCTTCTTCGAATTCTGCGGCCCGGAGGCCGTTCTGATGGCACACAACGCCCCTTTTGATATTGCCTTCGTTGCCTGTGAACTGGACCGAGGCGACGACGTGCTACCTGATAACCTGATTCTCGACACGGTTGATCTTTATCGCAGGTCCTACCCGCAACTCCCGTCATACTCCCTCTTGTCGCTGGTACAGAAGTTTGATATTGAGCAGACCCAGGCGCATCGGGCGCTGGCCGATGCCGGATGCGTGCAGCGCTTGTTCACTCGGTTGATGGATGATCTGGGCCGCACGTCAGAGCTGGATGAACTAGTGCGCAAGTGCGGGCAATATCATTTCACCGATGGTCGACTTCGGGAGGCAGAACTGCCGGAGCAGTTCGCCGACATTTCACTGGCCTGCCGGGAACAACTGACGCTTGAGATTGTGTATTCGTCCTCTGGCCGACCCGCGGAGACGCGTCGTATACGCCCACTGCGTGTTTTCGAACAACGATTCGCGATATACATCCGAGCCTACTGCGAAAAAGCACAGGCGGAACGAACGTTTCGCCTCGATCGCCTGCTCACGTTCAAGCTGGTCCGGTAG